GTGGTGAAGACGCTGCGCCTGTCCCAGGAAGCCGAGGGCTTCTATCGCTGGCCCCTGCGCTTCTTCTTGGCGACCTGCTTCTGGAATCTGGTAGGTGCTGGGGTGTTTGGCTTTTTGATCAACCCGCCCATCGTTTTGTACTACTCCCAGGGCCTCAATACGACGCCCATTCACGCCCACTCGGCTCTGTTTGGGGTGTATGGCTCTCTGGCCCTGGCGCTGATGCTGTTTGCGCTGCGGGAGATCGTGCCGGAGCGGGCCTGGAATGAGAAGCTCTTGCGCTTTTCTTTCTGGAGCCTGAATGGCGGCCTGGTGATCATGATGGTCTTTGGCCTGATCCCCAATGGCTTCTATCAGCTGGTGCAGTCGGTCAATCACGGGACGTGGTACGCCCGCAGTGCGGAGGTGGTGGGCAGCCCGTGGATGCAGTGGACGGTGTGGCTGCGCATTCCGGGGGATATTGTGTTCTCTCTGGGGGCGATCGCCATTGTGCTGTTCACGGTGCAGGCGATCGCGGCCTTGCTGCGACAGCCGACCCAGACCGAACCCAAGACTATGACTTCCAGTAAGGTCTAAGTCTAGAATTTCTGGCCACAGCGGCCTGATTCAAAGACTCAATTGATTGTGCCAAAGCCCCGCCCCTCCTTGGGGGTGGGGCTCTGGCTATGGATCAGGGCTCGAGGTCTCCCCGGGCGATCGCCTCCAGCACCGCCAAGTCCAAAATCTGGATCTTGCCGCCCCGCTGGTAGCGCACCACGGCCTGGAGGCGCTTGATCAGGCGGACGCACTCTTCGTAGGTGATGCCGATGCTGCGGGCGATCTGGTAGTAGGGCCGGCGATCGCCCAGGAACCCCCCATTCGCCTGGAGCTGCGCCCCCTCTTCGAGGGCCGCATAGTGCAGGAGCCGCGCCAAACGGACGATCGCCCGCTCCGACACCAGGCCGTGGACCGTTTCGTGGAGCTGCTGTAGCCGCTGATTGAACACCGTCATCATCCGCAGCGCCACCTCGGGCTTTTGCTGAATCACGGCCAGCAGGGCTTCGCGGCTCACCGTCAGCACGCTACAGTCCGTCAGCGCGAGCACCGTCGCCGGGGCGATCCCGTCCCCAAACAGGGCCGGAGCCGCAAAGATTTCGCCCGCTCCCAGCAACCGCAGAATGGTCTCTTTGCCGGTGGTGGCCAGTTTGGTGATCTGCACGGTGCCCTCGGCGATCGCGTACAGGCAGCTCGGCAGGCGATCGCCCTCCTGCATCACGCGATCGCCCGCTTCGTAGCGCCACAGCTTCGTCTGAGCCTGGAGCGCCTCCAGTTCCGTCTCCTCCAAAGCAGCAAAAATTTGCACACTTTGCAGCTGCTCAATGGTTGCAAACATAGCCGCTCGCCAGCCAACCTCCTCACCATACCGCCCTGGGGCGAGACGCACTGCCTCCCAGCCAGCCTAGAGCCCCCATTGCGCCTTTGGAGACCCTCAGCTTTGCCCAAAAGTACGCTTGCCAAGATTTAGGGTTTTGGCGTAAATCTCAAGGTCTAGTGGCAGGAAAGCCCTTCAGTTTTCAGGTTTTTTCCTTGGGCGATCGCGAAAATTTGGCATTCTGCGACTTTCTCAGGGAATTCTAAGAGCAATCTTCAACGTCTGCGTCTCTGAGGCGCTCCTGTTTGCGTGAGCGCTGTGTCCTAGCGGATTCCTGGGCTGGAGGGTGATAGCAGCTGCCAAAGCCTTGAGGTCGTGGCCCTCGAAGGGCGATCGCCCAGATTCAGCCCTAGAGCAGCACCTTGGCACCTGTCCTCCCATCCACCCATACAGACACCCTTGGTATTTATCCATTTCAGCGATGACACCTCCAAGGAAGTTCTACGCATTCTTCGGAATGCCTGAGAAGCCTACACCATACCGTTAGGTTGGTGTAGGAGCGTCACCAAGTGGTCGAAGCCATGAACGCCCTCAACCAAGGCGTGGCCCAGACTGCCGCTGGCATCTCCCAAACCAAGCAAAGCGTCCAGAGCCTCAACCAGTCTGCCCAAAATCTACAGGCGCTGGTTGTCCAAGGCTAGAGAGACGCTTCAACGCCCAAAGCCCGGCGATCGCCGGGCTTTTGAGCATCAGGCACCCACAGCAGGGATTAATAAGCCCCGTCTTTTTTCAGCACAACCTGGAAAGTCTTGAACAGCAGCTTGAGGTCGTAGGTCACCGACCACTTGCGCTGATAGTCCAAGTCCATCTGCACAATATCTTCAAAATCCTTGACCGATGAGCGGCCATTCACCTGCCACTCGCCCGTGATACCGGGCTTCACATCGAGGCGCTGCCAGTGATAGCCGTCGTAGCGCATCACCTCATCCACCGTCGGCGGTCGCGTCCCCACCAGGCTCATATCTCCCATCAAGACATTCCAAAACTGGGGCAGCTCATCCAGGCTTGTCCGCCGCAGAAATCGACCGACTCGGGTCACTCGCGGGTCGTTCTGGTTTTTGAAGACGAGCCCTTTGGCCTCATTTTGAACCAGGTGCTTGAGGTCATCGGCATTGGCCACCATGGAGCGAAACTTCCAGATGCGGAAGGGCCGACCTTTGAGGCCGCAGCGCTCCTGGCCGAAGAAGATGGGGCCTGGATTGTCGAGGTAAATGGCGATCGCCACGGGCACCGCTACCACCGCCGTAATCGCCAAACCGGCGATCGCCCCCAGCACATCAATCAGCCGCTTGGCTCGGCTCCGTGCCGACGGATGGGCAGTCTGCAAATGTTGATCCGGTGACGTCAAGGCAGCCGGAGTCAAGGAGAGATCAGAACCAGGCGGGAGAGAACGAGAAGTCGTAATCACGATGCCTAACCTACAGGGCGACGATAGGAACCTTCGATGCCACTATAGAAACTTCCAATCTGACCCACCTAGCGATCGCGTCGCGATTCGCCCAATCTTTGAAGTGAAGACTCACTTTTTAAAGATCTAATGTGTTTTCGTGCCCAAGCCCTGTAATTTTGATGACCTTCTCACCGTAAAATTCCGGTACAAAGTCGCAAAAGATACATTTAGCTCCCTCGCCTCTCCAAACGCTTTTTGGCAGGCTCTGAGGGAGTTTCCCAAAATTCCGTTGCTTCGGGCGTCGTGAAAGCTCGTAGATTTTTTGTACTAACTTCTGATCCGCACGGCCATAGCTACCGCGAGGGAAGTTTGAACTCTTTATAGGTCTTCCTTGCCCGACACCGGCAAATCTCCATGCCTTTCGAGGTCTGTGGATTGACTGGGACCCGATTTTTGCAGATGGTCGGGCCGCCGAGCCCGCAAAAGCGCTGAGGGCGTCGTCCCTAGCGCCCTCGCGGAACCGTCAAATTTGCTGTCAGTGGGTCTTCCAGCTTCTGGACAGAGGCGACTAGGAGCGTCTCAAGGTACTGCTGGAGCTGGCGGCACTGCTCGAGGCTGGGCCGGTAGCCCTGGCTGTCTTTTTCAAACAGCGGCGCGGTGGCCAGAGACGCCAAATCGGGGTGCTGGGCGGACGCCGTGGCGAGGGGCTCTAGGCCCTCCGTCGGCACCAGACCGAGGGGCAAGTTGCCTTCTAGCAGGGACAAAATGCGGTTTTGGCAGGCCTGGGTATTGATGCCCTGGCGCTCCAAAAGCTGCAAGATGCTGCCGACGGAAAAAGACTGCTGGGGCACGACGCGCAGCAGCTCTCGCAGCAGGAAGTAGTCGCTGTACTGCTGACGCATGCCGTTGAGCACCTGGGGATGGAGGGGCACCGCGGCTAGGCCGTAGGCAACGCGGCTGCAGGGCGGGAAGGGCTCGCTGGCGTAGGTGTCCTGGATGATGGTGGCGTTGGGGAGTTTTTGCTGGAGCCAGCGGGCGATCGCCGGAATGGTGGCCGTTCCTCCGGTGCAGACTGCTTGGTTGACCGCCTGCACCGCAATGCCGGTCCGGCTCAGCAGCGCATTTAGCTCCCGGTTGAGGCGCTGAATATAGGGCAAAAACACCAGCTTTTCTAGGTCGCGCCGCAGCACCACCCACTGCTGATTGCCCAGCTCGAAGGTAAAGCGGTCTTGGTGACGCAGGATGAGCTTGAGGTGCTGGGCCACGTCCAGAAGCGCCTGGCCCAGAGAGGAGCCCTTGAGGCGCTGGCTCAGGTGCTGGCGCGCGATGGGGTCCGGATCGCCAGGAATGGGCAGATCAAGATCGTTGAGGTTGAGACTCTCCCAGGGCAGGGGCTCCGTCGCGGGGAAGGTTGACTGCCAATCCCAGTCGGGCAGCAGCGCTAGGGCGCCTTCGGCTGGAGCGTCCGGCGTGTGGGGCTGTCTGGCCCACTCCGGCAGCAGCAGCTGACAGACGATGTCCTGGTCTAGGAGCGTGCCGGCTCCCGGAAAGCTGCGGCAAGTAAAGTCCTGGTGGGCCAGGGGCTGGCCGTTGCTGGGCAGGGTGATCAGGGCCATTTCGGTGGTGGCAGCGCCCGCGTCGATGACCAGGGTCGCGCCCCGCCAGTCGGTGTTGAAGAGGGTGCGTTTTTGGGAGGGAATGCCCGGAATGCTCAGGGCCTGCTCGAGGGTGCCTCGCAGGCCGGACAGGACCGTGGCGATCGCGTCTTCAACGAAGAAAACGCGGGCTGGGTGAGCCACCAAACCCGCCTGGAGAATTGCCTCGCGCACGTTGAAGGCGTAGGTGTCCGAGGCGCTGGCCGAGTCGCCGACGATGATGCCATCGAGGTGGGCGATCGCCGTCTGGAAGCGATCGGGGTCTAGGCCCACCGCCACGCAGCGATCGCCCGGCTGGGTCAGGGTCGCCAGCAGGTCTTGGAGCGATCGCCGCACCCACACCAGCGGCAGCGTCTGCTCACTCGACCATTGCAGCACCGGCTCCCAGGTCGCCGTACTGGCGTAGAAGGGCACCCCCACCGACAGCAGCGGCTTGAGACCCTGGAGCAGGGAGCCCTGAAGCGCCGACTCCCGCAGGGAGGCCAAAGCCGCCGTCGCCACTACCAAGGGACTGGTCAAGGGATTCTGGTGCTCGGGCTGCTGATCCTCTAGAAAGGCGATCGCAGGCAGGCGGAAGCAGGGAGCCGTCACCTCGGGCTCATCTGCGTTGCGCGGCTCATACCAATAAATCGGGTACAGCTCCCCGGTGGGACGATGGAGCAGCACCGCAGACAGCCCCGTCGTTCCGATGTCTAGGCCCAGGTACCACGTGTGCTGGCTTTCGAGATCTGGCGGCGCTGCTGGCACCGGCAGCATCGGCGCTTGAGGCGTCTGGGCCTCAACTAAATTTTTTTTTTCGCTCGAATCTGAGTCGAGCAGGATCGTCTCGTCTTCCCCAAAACCCCCGAAGGCGTCCTCCAGGATAAAGCTCTCTGCTGAATCGAGCTCGGGGACCGGATTTGCCTCACTGGACTCCCCAAACACCGGCGGCAGGTCGCCAAACAGCGTGTCCAGGTTTTCGAGGGTGAGGGCGTTGGCTTCGCTTGCCGTCTCCTCTGGCGCTGCTGCAAAGGTGCCAAACAAATCGCTGCCCAGCAGGCGTGAGGCGGTTGTCGTCTCCTCAGACGGTTCTGGGGGCAGCGGCTCTTCGGCTGCTGGGGCCACCTCGGGAGTCTCTGCACTCTCCCCAAACCCTGTGAATAGGTCTCCCTCTAGAACGCTTGGCGCTTCAGACCCCAAGAAAAGATCCTCATCTAGCAGGGGCTCGGTCGATTCCAGGAGGTCAGCCTCAGAGACTGTCTCAATGCTCTCCGGGACTTCTGGCAGCCCATCATCCGTCGGCACGTCTAGCGTCGGAACTTCTAGGGGAGCAGGCTCTACGAACCCCGTAAACAGATCTTCGAGCACCTCCAGGGACGCTGGTGGCTCTGGAGGCTCCCCGTCGGTTTCTGGGAACGGGTCTAGCAGATCCGGCACCTCGATGGCCATGGGTTCCACATCAATATCTGGTTCTGGAAGCAGCTCTTCTTCGAGGCCCCAGTCCATCAGATCTTCGAGCAGGGGCTCCGAGGGGGCAGGTCCGGGGGCTGCCTTCTCCGGTGGAGCCGGGGGTAGGTCTGCCAGGCTCAT
This genomic stretch from Geitlerinema sp. PCC 7407 harbors:
- a CDS encoding Crp/Fnr family transcriptional regulator; translated protein: MFATIEQLQSVQIFAALEETELEALQAQTKLWRYEAGDRVMQEGDRLPSCLYAIAEGTVQITKLATTGKETILRLLGAGEIFAAPALFGDGIAPATVLALTDCSVLTVSREALLAVIQQKPEVALRMMTVFNQRLQQLHETVHGLVSERAIVRLARLLHYAALEEGAQLQANGGFLGDRRPYYQIARSIGITYEECVRLIKRLQAVVRYQRGGKIQILDLAVLEAIARGDLEP
- a CDS encoding sugar transferase, which gives rise to MTPAALTSPDQHLQTAHPSARSRAKRLIDVLGAIAGLAITAVVAVPVAIAIYLDNPGPIFFGQERCGLKGRPFRIWKFRSMVANADDLKHLVQNEAKGLVFKNQNDPRVTRVGRFLRRTSLDELPQFWNVLMGDMSLVGTRPPTVDEVMRYDGYHWQRLDVKPGITGEWQVNGRSSVKDFEDIVQMDLDYQRKWSVTYDLKLLFKTFQVVLKKDGAY